In Alkalihalobacterium alkalinitrilicum, a genomic segment contains:
- a CDS encoding tyrosine-type recombinase/integrase yields MTRRSNFFSSELSKVHKKSKSFALNFNTSLNLFTDDCKLRNLRPHTISYYLNELSVYERYLKEQNLEPAPSKVTRDHINKNIILYMKEQGLKTVTINTRLRAIRSYFNFLYKQKYIRNNPMDDVKLLKDRKAIVQKFSQNN; encoded by the coding sequence ATGACGAGACGAAGCAATTTTTTTTCTTCAGAACTATCTAAGGTACATAAAAAATCCAAGTCGTTTGCTTTAAACTTCAACACTTCATTAAATTTATTCACAGATGATTGTAAGTTAAGAAATTTAAGACCCCACACTATTAGTTATTACCTCAATGAATTAAGTGTTTATGAGCGTTATCTCAAAGAACAAAATCTTGAGCCAGCTCCAAGTAAAGTTACTAGAGACCATATCAATAAGAACATTATTTTGTACATGAAGGAGCAAGGCTTAAAAACTGTAACAATAAATACACGTTTAAGAGCTATTCGTTCTTACTTCAATTTTCTCTACAAACAAAAGTATATTCGTAACAATCCAATGGATGATGTGAAGCTTCTAAAGGATAGAAAAGCGATAGTACAAAAATTTTCACAGAACAATTAG
- a CDS encoding ABC transporter permease, producing the protein MFHISMFFQYASQYMKTRLTYRVDTVVEILSDFLFQAVNLVFILVVFGHTSFLSGWNREEIIFIYGFFLVPYAIFSSFFNIWDFNDRYIVKGEMDRVLTRPIHSLFQIVLERMELESLFGVITGLAIMIYAGIKLELTLSWYDPFIFIALVLGGALIYGSIFTMLASISFWSDSKTDFMPMMYNIGNYGRYPVDIYNGVIRFILTWILPFAFVGVYPSAYFLGKQEWFVYAALTPVMGVVFFAVAVVLWNIGVTKYRGAGN; encoded by the coding sequence ATGTTTCATATTTCGATGTTTTTTCAATATGCCTCTCAATATATGAAAACAAGGCTTACTTATCGGGTGGATACAGTTGTTGAAATATTATCCGACTTTTTATTTCAGGCGGTTAATCTCGTCTTTATTCTTGTGGTCTTTGGTCATACTTCTTTTTTGAGTGGCTGGAATCGAGAAGAAATTATTTTCATTTATGGCTTTTTTCTTGTCCCGTATGCAATTTTCTCTTCCTTTTTTAATATATGGGATTTTAATGATCGGTACATTGTAAAAGGAGAAATGGACCGCGTATTAACGCGGCCGATCCACAGTCTCTTTCAAATTGTATTAGAGCGGATGGAGTTGGAGTCTTTATTTGGAGTCATTACGGGACTTGCAATTATGATTTATGCAGGAATTAAATTAGAACTTACGTTGTCTTGGTACGATCCGTTTATTTTTATAGCGTTAGTTTTAGGGGGAGCGTTAATTTACGGTAGTATTTTCACGATGCTGGCGAGTATTAGCTTCTGGTCAGATAGTAAAACAGACTTTATGCCAATGATGTATAACATTGGAAACTATGGTAGATATCCTGTAGATATTTATAATGGAGTCATTCGTTTTATTCTAACTTGGATTTTACCGTTTGCTTTTGTCGGTGTGTATCCATCTGCGTATTTCCTTGGTAAACAAGAATGGTTTGTTTATGCGGCACTAACTCCTGTAATGGGGGTTGTTTTCTTCGCGGTCGCTGTTGTTCTATGGAATATCGGTGTAACCAAATACCGCGGTGCGGGAAATTAA
- a CDS encoding ABC transporter ATP-binding protein: MNAIEVRELRKEFKSFSSRSGLMGAFRDLFTRNYKILAAVDNVSFEVKKGEMVGYIGENGAGKSTTIKMLTGILTPSGGEVIVNGMNPHKERERFVRTIGVVFGQRSQLWWDIAVQESFRLLKKVYNIPDEQYEPHIKEIIETLDLEPLLDKPVRKLSLGQRMRCELAAALIHNPPLLFLDEPTIGLDVLVKLKIREFLKKINKRFNTTILLTTHDLSDIEALCERVIMLDEGKIIYDGSLANLRGNWGQGKEVHFQFDEVVEEERLLKATNGLPVEWRQGDQENVWVASVIQEEIVSQIISLVASHIKLSDMRINEVSTEEIIRNIYEEGIFHGK, encoded by the coding sequence ATGAATGCAATAGAAGTGCGTGAACTACGAAAAGAATTTAAGTCCTTTTCTAGTCGTTCGGGATTGATGGGAGCATTTCGTGATTTATTTACGAGGAATTATAAAATACTAGCGGCTGTTGATAATGTCTCTTTTGAAGTGAAAAAAGGAGAAATGGTTGGTTATATCGGTGAAAACGGCGCAGGAAAATCGACTACAATTAAGATGTTGACAGGAATCTTAACTCCGAGTGGTGGGGAAGTTATAGTAAATGGGATGAACCCCCATAAAGAGAGAGAACGATTTGTGCGAACAATTGGTGTAGTATTTGGTCAGCGTTCTCAGCTTTGGTGGGATATTGCTGTACAAGAATCATTTCGACTTTTAAAAAAGGTCTACAATATACCTGATGAACAATATGAACCACATATTAAGGAAATCATTGAAACGTTAGATTTAGAGCCGCTCTTAGATAAGCCTGTTCGGAAGCTTTCGTTAGGTCAGCGGATGCGATGTGAATTAGCAGCTGCATTAATTCATAATCCACCGCTGTTATTTTTAGATGAACCGACAATAGGACTTGATGTACTAGTGAAATTAAAAATCCGTGAGTTTCTAAAGAAAATAAATAAAAGATTCAATACGACCATTTTGTTGACGACCCACGATTTAAGCGATATAGAGGCTTTGTGTGAGCGAGTCATCATGCTTGATGAAGGGAAGATCATTTATGATGGATCCCTAGCTAATCTACGTGGGAATTGGGGGCAAGGTAAAGAAGTTCATTTTCAGTTTGATGAGGTGGTTGAAGAAGAACGACTATTAAAAGCTACGAATGGATTACCCGTTGAATGGCGTCAAGGAGATCAAGAAAATGTATGGGTGGCAAGTGTTATTCAAGAAGAGATAGTTTCACAGATTATTAGTCTCGTGGCTAGCCATATTAAGTTATCGGATATGAGGATTAATGAAGTTTCAACAGAGGAAATCATACGTAACATTTATGAAGAAGGTATTTTCCATGGTAAGTAA
- the bcp gene encoding thioredoxin-dependent thiol peroxidase, which translates to MTVEIGQTAPQFELPANNGEMVSLNDFQGKNVVLYFYPKDMTPGCTTQACDFRDHHESFSDVDAVIIGVSPDPIERHTKFIDKHGLPFLLLADEKHEVAEAYDVWKLKKNFGKEYMGIERSTFVIDKEGKVVKEWRKVRVKGHVEEALSYIRENLI; encoded by the coding sequence ATGACTGTAGAAATTGGACAAACAGCACCGCAGTTCGAATTGCCAGCAAATAATGGAGAAATGGTTTCCTTAAATGATTTTCAAGGGAAAAATGTCGTATTATACTTTTACCCAAAAGATATGACACCAGGTTGTACAACTCAGGCATGTGATTTTAGAGATCATCATGAAAGTTTTTCGGATGTGGATGCTGTTATTATAGGGGTGAGCCCGGACCCTATAGAGCGGCATACAAAATTTATTGATAAGCATGGACTTCCGTTTTTGTTGTTAGCTGATGAAAAACATGAGGTCGCTGAAGCTTATGATGTATGGAAGTTAAAAAAGAACTTCGGTAAAGAATATATGGGAATTGAACGGTCTACATTTGTTATTGATAAAGAAGGGAAAGTTGTTAAGGAATGGCGAAAAGTGAGAGTCAAAGGTCATGTGGAAGAAGCGCTGTCATACATAAGAGAGAATTTAATATAG
- a CDS encoding nucleotidyltransferase-like protein yields the protein MEVMLRQLYQDKASEPDTLGILMVEKEGGLYPNTDDHDVIFLIIKQKGSSSWLVRHYEYSDKVVSMNIIDEEQLFQWMITGTNRRFIDWVFNGKVLFDRNEYVYNMKKRISDFPFEERQQKLGIEFSKLLRRSEKAKALYQSENYLDAFNHILHALHHQARLSVIEKGFYPEVTVWDQVKHIEPETYKLYHELLQGEEPIEKRVELLLIANEFAITSKAQLGSMHILKIMNSTTEPWAIAGLMEHRELKEYSVDLELLVRYLVRKGAIEIIRKETKAKGIFHLFYRCTYS from the coding sequence ATGGAAGTAATGTTAAGGCAATTATATCAAGATAAAGCAAGTGAACCTGATACGTTAGGGATCTTAATGGTAGAGAAAGAAGGAGGGTTATATCCGAATACTGATGACCATGATGTAATCTTTTTAATTATAAAACAAAAGGGGAGTAGTTCTTGGTTGGTTCGCCATTATGAGTATTCAGATAAGGTAGTTTCAATGAATATCATCGACGAAGAACAACTCTTTCAATGGATGATTACAGGAACGAATCGTCGGTTTATTGATTGGGTATTTAATGGGAAAGTTCTTTTTGATCGGAATGAATATGTTTATAATATGAAGAAAAGGATCAGTGATTTTCCTTTTGAAGAAAGACAACAGAAGCTAGGGATAGAGTTCTCTAAATTGCTACGACGCTCTGAAAAGGCGAAGGCCTTGTATCAATCAGAAAATTATTTAGACGCTTTTAATCATATTTTGCATGCTCTTCATCATCAAGCGAGATTATCGGTAATAGAAAAGGGGTTTTATCCAGAAGTTACGGTTTGGGATCAAGTCAAACATATAGAACCAGAAACATATAAGCTTTATCACGAACTTCTGCAAGGTGAAGAACCTATTGAAAAAAGAGTGGAGTTATTATTAATTGCAAATGAGTTTGCGATTACATCGAAAGCTCAGTTAGGTAGTATGCATATCCTTAAAATAATGAATAGTACTACTGAACCTTGGGCGATTGCTGGATTAATGGAACACCGAGAGTTGAAAGAGTACTCGGTTGATTTAGAGTTATTGGTTAGATATCTTGTTCGAAAAGGTGCAATAGAGATAATTAGGAAAGAAACGAAAGCCAAAGGAATATTTCATCTGTTTTATCGGTGTACTTATAGTTAA
- a CDS encoding cyclic-di-AMP receptor has protein sequence MICIMESYYANEVEKQLRNKGFRMTELASTGGFLRKGNTTFLFGVEEGDIEDLRKSLQAACLDVEKQKGRKRAVSHRYTSFIIPTNPVLIPLLQDRK, from the coding sequence ATGATTTGTATCATGGAAAGTTATTATGCAAATGAAGTTGAAAAGCAATTAAGAAACAAAGGGTTTCGAATGACGGAATTGGCGAGTACAGGTGGTTTCTTAAGGAAAGGTAATACTACATTTTTATTTGGGGTTGAAGAAGGAGATATTGAAGATTTGCGGAAATCTCTTCAAGCTGCTTGTTTAGACGTAGAAAAGCAAAAAGGAAGAAAAAGAGCGGTATCACATCGATACACTTCATTTATTATTCCAACAAACCCAGTTTTAATTCCTTTATTACAAGATCGGAAATAA
- the perR gene encoding peroxide-responsive transcriptional repressor PerR, which translates to MAKHRLQEAIDSLKTTKVRMTPQRHAILEYLYESMIHPTADDIYKALEGRFPNMSVATVYNNLRMFKEVGIVKELTYGDSSSRFDCVTTEHYHVICTDCGKIVDFHYPGLDEVETLAEHVTNFDVSNHRMEIYGICPECKKKSTH; encoded by the coding sequence ATGGCTAAACATCGCCTGCAGGAAGCGATCGACTCTTTAAAAACAACGAAGGTTCGCATGACTCCTCAACGTCATGCGATCTTAGAATATTTATATGAATCGATGATTCATCCAACTGCTGATGATATATATAAAGCGTTGGAGGGTCGATTTCCGAATATGAGTGTTGCTACGGTCTATAATAATTTACGGATGTTTAAAGAAGTTGGTATTGTAAAAGAGTTAACGTATGGAGATTCCTCAAGTCGTTTTGATTGTGTTACGACTGAACATTATCATGTGATCTGTACAGACTGTGGGAAAATAGTGGATTTTCACTATCCTGGACTAGACGAAGTTGAGACTTTAGCGGAACATGTGACTAATTTTGATGTTAGTAATCATAGGATGGAAATATACGGAATTTGTCCCGAGTGTAAGAAAAAGTCAACTCATTAG
- a CDS encoding glutamate-1-semialdehyde 2,1-aminomutase → MNHKKSETLYTEAVEHIVGGVNSPSRSYKAVGGGAPVFMERGKGAYFWDVDGNKYIDYLAAYGPIITGHAHPHITKAISQAAENGVLYGTPTKLEIQFAKMIKEAIPSMEKVRFVNSGTEAVMTTIRVARAYTGRDKIIKFAGCYHGHSDLVLVAAGSGPATLGTPDSAGVPQSIAKEVITVPFNCLDSFKEALDQWGNEVAAILVEPIVGNFGIVEPKEGFLEGVNDLAHQAGALVIYDEVITAFRFMYGGAQNLLNVEPDMTALGKIIGGGLPIGAYGGKQEIMEKVAPLGPAYQAGTMAGNPASISAGIACLEILQEEGLYDKLDQLGKTLEEGILAHARTYNIPITINRLKGALTVYFTEEKITNYEQAENSDSEMFATFFKLMLEQGINLAPSKYEAWFITITHNEQDITDTLSAVKHSFSKMAK, encoded by the coding sequence ATGAATCATAAAAAGTCCGAAACACTTTATACAGAAGCAGTTGAACATATCGTTGGTGGGGTGAATAGCCCCTCTCGTTCCTATAAAGCCGTTGGAGGGGGTGCTCCTGTTTTCATGGAAAGAGGAAAAGGAGCTTACTTTTGGGATGTTGATGGGAATAAGTATATCGATTACCTAGCTGCCTATGGGCCTATTATTACAGGACATGCTCACCCCCATATAACAAAAGCCATCTCTCAAGCAGCTGAAAATGGCGTGTTATATGGTACTCCGACAAAGTTAGAAATCCAATTTGCTAAGATGATAAAAGAAGCAATTCCTTCAATGGAAAAAGTCCGCTTTGTCAATTCAGGTACTGAAGCTGTTATGACAACTATTCGCGTTGCTAGAGCTTACACAGGACGAGACAAAATTATTAAATTTGCTGGTTGTTATCATGGACATTCCGATTTAGTTTTAGTAGCTGCAGGTTCTGGACCTGCTACTTTAGGAACACCAGACTCTGCTGGAGTGCCTCAATCCATCGCAAAAGAAGTCATTACAGTTCCTTTTAACTGTTTGGACAGCTTTAAAGAAGCTTTAGACCAATGGGGCAATGAAGTAGCTGCTATATTAGTCGAACCGATCGTAGGTAATTTCGGAATCGTCGAACCAAAGGAAGGATTTTTAGAAGGTGTTAATGATTTAGCCCACCAGGCTGGAGCTTTAGTCATTTACGATGAAGTCATTACAGCTTTCCGTTTCATGTATGGAGGCGCTCAAAACCTATTAAATGTCGAACCTGATATGACCGCATTAGGCAAAATCATTGGTGGTGGATTGCCGATCGGTGCATATGGTGGTAAGCAAGAAATTATGGAAAAAGTTGCTCCACTTGGTCCAGCATACCAAGCAGGAACAATGGCTGGTAACCCTGCCTCTATCAGCGCAGGTATCGCCTGTTTAGAAATTCTTCAAGAAGAAGGCTTATATGACAAGCTTGACCAATTAGGTAAAACACTTGAAGAAGGTATACTAGCTCATGCAAGAACATACAACATTCCAATCACGATAAATCGACTCAAGGGGGCTTTAACGGTCTACTTTACAGAAGAAAAAATAACCAACTATGAACAAGCTGAAAATAGCGATAGTGAAATGTTTGCTACATTTTTTAAACTTATGTTAGAACAAGGCATTAATCTAGCTCCCTCAAAATACGAGGCATGGTTTATTACAATAACGCATAATGAACAAGATATTACGGATACACTTTCCGCTGTAAAACACTCATTTTCAAAGATGGCAAAATGA
- a CDS encoding ABC transporter permease, translated as MVSKYVEMIRIRFLMMLAYRTNYYSGILIYSINIGVYYFLWMAIYGGNDEIQGLSVLQMTTYVAVAWMARAFYFNNIDREIAQEIKEGKVAIELIRPYNYLGMKTMQGLGEGLFRLFFFSVPGMVIVWLVFPITFSAASSTWLLFSVSLIFSFIINTQINLLTGILTFFLYNNTGLIRGKRVVIDLFSGLLLPISFYPIWAQNVMTFLPFQAISYIPSMIFTEGFNRSEVWQGLATQFIWVLVLIVPIQVLWVIARKQMVVQGG; from the coding sequence ATGGTAAGTAAATATGTGGAAATGATCCGTATTCGTTTCCTCATGATGCTTGCCTACCGTACAAACTATTATAGTGGGATTTTAATTTACAGTATTAATATTGGTGTGTATTACTTTTTGTGGATGGCAATCTATGGAGGAAATGATGAAATACAAGGGCTGTCTGTTCTGCAAATGACGACATATGTCGCGGTGGCTTGGATGGCAAGGGCCTTTTATTTTAACAATATTGACCGTGAGATCGCGCAGGAAATTAAAGAAGGGAAGGTCGCCATTGAGCTTATTCGTCCTTACAATTATCTAGGGATGAAGACGATGCAGGGGCTTGGAGAAGGCTTGTTTCGGTTGTTTTTCTTTTCGGTGCCTGGCATGGTGATCGTTTGGCTTGTCTTCCCCATCACATTTTCGGCAGCTTCATCTACATGGTTACTCTTTTCAGTTTCGCTTATCTTTAGCTTTATCATTAACACGCAAATTAATTTACTAACGGGGATTTTAACGTTCTTCCTATATAATAATACAGGTCTAATTAGAGGAAAACGTGTCGTGATTGACTTGTTTTCAGGATTGTTATTACCGATTAGCTTTTACCCAATTTGGGCGCAGAACGTGATGACGTTTTTGCCCTTTCAAGCGATCAGCTATATTCCGAGCATGATTTTTACGGAGGGGTTTAATCGAAGTGAAGTTTGGCAGGGGTTGGCGACTCAATTCATATGGGTGCTTGTATTAATTGTCCCGATCCAAGTTTTGTGGGTAATTGCTAGAAAACAAATGGTTGTACAAGGGGGGTAG
- a CDS encoding potassium channel family protein, with protein sequence MGELLILTVISIAVLGVLMSILLLLKNRPLRGQALSLRNFVVLFTVYITITVGFGLLYMALEMAGFTVLTEGKRHVGGSVLHLLEDTMYFSAVTLLSVGYGDIAPLGFGRPIAMVQALIGYVLPAAFVVTTVVYMDKRSE encoded by the coding sequence ATGGGGGAATTATTGATATTAACAGTAATTTCAATTGCAGTTCTAGGGGTTCTTATGAGTATTTTGTTACTATTAAAAAACCGTCCACTTCGAGGACAAGCGCTCTCACTTCGAAATTTCGTCGTCCTTTTTACAGTATATATTACGATTACGGTCGGGTTTGGTTTATTATATATGGCTTTGGAAATGGCTGGTTTTACAGTCCTTACGGAAGGAAAAAGACATGTCGGTGGAAGTGTACTTCATTTATTGGAAGATACGATGTATTTTAGTGCAGTGACGCTTTTGTCTGTTGGATATGGTGACATCGCCCCCCTTGGTTTTGGAAGACCGATTGCGATGGTTCAAGCATTAATTGGTTATGTTCTTCCAGCTGCATTTGTTGTTACAACGGTCGTTTATATGGATAAACGTTCAGAATAG
- a CDS encoding YgzB family protein: MPTKYSNKINKIRTFALSLVFIGIIVMYVGIFFRNSPIIMSLTMLLGFLFVISSTVVYFWIGMISTKSVKVICPNCNTPTKVLGRVDACMNCNEPLTLDPDLEGKEFDLKYNRKKS; the protein is encoded by the coding sequence ATGCCAACTAAGTATTCTAACAAAATAAATAAAATACGAACATTCGCGTTATCCTTAGTTTTTATCGGAATCATCGTAATGTATGTAGGTATATTTTTCAGAAACTCACCGATCATTATGTCTTTAACAATGCTACTAGGATTTTTATTCGTCATATCCAGTACTGTTGTTTATTTTTGGATCGGAATGATCTCAACAAAGTCCGTTAAAGTTATCTGTCCTAACTGCAATACCCCAACTAAAGTACTCGGTCGAGTTGATGCTTGTATGAACTGCAACGAACCTTTAACATTAGATCCTGATCTCGAAGGTAAAGAATTCGATCTAAAATACAACCGCAAAAAAAGCTGA